In the Desulforegula conservatrix Mb1Pa genome, one interval contains:
- the tnpA gene encoding IS200/IS605 family transposase, which translates to MTETQSLSHSAWECKYHIVWITKYRKKTIYAELRRYLARQKECAILEGHLMSDHVHMLISIPLKYSVAQVVVFIKG; encoded by the coding sequence ATGACCGAGACACAAAGCCTAAGCCATAGTGCCTGGGAATGCAAGTATCATATAGTATGGATTACAAAGTATAGAAAAAAGACTATTTATGCAGAATTGAGGCGATATTTGGCCAGGCAAAAAGAATGTGCAATATTGGAAGGCCACTTGATGTCAGATCATGTTCATATGCTTATTTCGATTCCCCTAAAGTATTCTGTGGCGCAAGTAGTAGTCTTTATAAAGGG